The following coding sequences lie in one Phalacrocorax carbo chromosome 3, bPhaCar2.1, whole genome shotgun sequence genomic window:
- the SLC30A6 gene encoding zinc transporter 6 isoform X2: protein MGTIHLFRKPQRSLVGKLTHEFRLVAADRRSWKILLFGAINLICIGFLLMWCSSTNSIALTAYTYLTIFDLFSLVTCLISYWVMMKKPSPVYSFGAERFLEQPEIHTGRLLVGTFVALFFNLFTMLSIRNKPFAYVSEAASTSWLQEHVADLSRSICGIIPGLSSIFLPRMNPFVLIDIAGALALCITYMLIEINNYFAVDTASAIAIALMTFGTMYPMSVYSGKVLLQTTPPHVIGQLDKLLREVSTLDGVLEVRNEHFWTLGFGTLAGSVHVRIRRDANEQMVLAHVTNRLYTLVSTLTVQIFKDDWIRPTLSSVPIANNILNLSDHHIIPMPPLKAAENLNPVTSTPAKPSSPPPEFSFNTPGKNVSPVVLLNTQTRPYGLGFNHGSAPYSSVLNQGFGIPGMGATQGFRTGFTNVPSRYGTNTRGQPRP, encoded by the exons gggacAATACACCTGTTCCGCAAACCACAGAGATCATTGGTTGGAAAGTTAACACATGAGTTTAGGCTGGTTGCAGCAGATAGGAGG TCCTGGAAgattttgctgtttggtgctATAAATTTAATATGTATTGGCTTCCTGCTAATGTGGTGCAGCTCTACAAACAGCATAG CTTTAACTGCTTACACGTATTTGACAATCTTTGACCTTTTCAG tttggtaACATGTCTAATAAGCTACTGGGTAATGATGAAGAAACCCAGCCCAGTCTATTCATTTGG TGCAGAGCGGTTTCTGGAACAACCTGAGATCCACAC GGGGCGACTGCTGGTTGGTACTTTCGTGGCTCTCTTTTTCAACTTATTTACAATGCTTTCCATTAGGAATAAGCCTTTTGCTTATGTCTCTGAAG CTGCCAGCACAAGTTGGCTTCAAGAGCATGTTGCAGATCTTAGTAGAAG TATTTGTGGAATCATCCCAGGATTGAGTAGCATCTTTCTGCCACGAATGAACCCTTTTGTCTTGATTGATATTGCTGGAGCTCTGGCTCTTTGCATTACATATATGCTCATTGAAATCAA CAATTATTTTGCTGTAGACACAGCCTCTGCGATAGCAATTGCTTTGATGACATTTGGTACCATGTATCCCATGAGTGTCTACAGTGGGAAAGTGTTACTCCAG acaACCCCACCTCATGTGATTGGCCAGTTAGATAAACTTCTTAGAGAG GTTTCAACTTTGGACGGAGTCTTGGAAGTTCGAAATGAGCATTTCTGGACGTTAGGTTTTGGCACTTTG GCCGGATCAGTACACGTCCGAATTCGGAGAGATGCAAATGAACAAATGGTACTCGCCCATGTCACTAACAGATTATACACGTTGGTCTCTACCTTGACTGTTCAGATTTTCAAAGATGACTGGATCAGACCTACCTTATCATCTGTGCCTATTGCAAACAATATCCTGAACCTTTCGGATCATCATATTATTCCAATGCCACCATTGAAAGCTGCTGAGAATTTGAACCCTGTTACATCCACTCCAGCTAAGCCCAGCAGCCCACCgccagaattttcttttaatacacCGGGCAAAAATGTGAGTCCAGTCGTCCTTTTAAACACTCAGACGAGGCCCTATGGATTGGGCTTTAATCATGGATCTGCACCCTACAGCAGTGTACTCAATCAAGGATTCGGAATACCGGGAATGGGAGCAACTCAAGGATTCAGAACTGGCTTTACAAACGTCCCGAGCAGATATGGAACAAACACTCGTGGGCAACCCCGACCATAA
- the SLC30A6 gene encoding zinc transporter 6 isoform X1 encodes MGTIHLFRKPQRSLVGKLTHEFRLVAADRRSWKILLFGAINLICIGFLLMWCSSTNSIALTAYTYLTIFDLFSLVTCLISYWVMMKKPSPVYSFGFERFEVLAVFASTVLAQLGALFILKESAERFLEQPEIHTGRLLVGTFVALFFNLFTMLSIRNKPFAYVSEAASTSWLQEHVADLSRSICGIIPGLSSIFLPRMNPFVLIDIAGALALCITYMLIEINNYFAVDTASAIAIALMTFGTMYPMSVYSGKVLLQTTPPHVIGQLDKLLREVSTLDGVLEVRNEHFWTLGFGTLAGSVHVRIRRDANEQMVLAHVTNRLYTLVSTLTVQIFKDDWIRPTLSSVPIANNILNLSDHHIIPMPPLKAAENLNPVTSTPAKPSSPPPEFSFNTPGKNVSPVVLLNTQTRPYGLGFNHGSAPYSSVLNQGFGIPGMGATQGFRTGFTNVPSRYGTNTRGQPRP; translated from the exons gggacAATACACCTGTTCCGCAAACCACAGAGATCATTGGTTGGAAAGTTAACACATGAGTTTAGGCTGGTTGCAGCAGATAGGAGG TCCTGGAAgattttgctgtttggtgctATAAATTTAATATGTATTGGCTTCCTGCTAATGTGGTGCAGCTCTACAAACAGCATAG CTTTAACTGCTTACACGTATTTGACAATCTTTGACCTTTTCAG tttggtaACATGTCTAATAAGCTACTGGGTAATGATGAAGAAACCCAGCCCAGTCTATTCATTTGG GTTTGAAAGGTTTGAAGTTCTAGCTGTATTTGCATCCACAGTTCTGGCACAGCTTGGTGCTCTTTTTATACTGAAAGAAAG TGCAGAGCGGTTTCTGGAACAACCTGAGATCCACAC GGGGCGACTGCTGGTTGGTACTTTCGTGGCTCTCTTTTTCAACTTATTTACAATGCTTTCCATTAGGAATAAGCCTTTTGCTTATGTCTCTGAAG CTGCCAGCACAAGTTGGCTTCAAGAGCATGTTGCAGATCTTAGTAGAAG TATTTGTGGAATCATCCCAGGATTGAGTAGCATCTTTCTGCCACGAATGAACCCTTTTGTCTTGATTGATATTGCTGGAGCTCTGGCTCTTTGCATTACATATATGCTCATTGAAATCAA CAATTATTTTGCTGTAGACACAGCCTCTGCGATAGCAATTGCTTTGATGACATTTGGTACCATGTATCCCATGAGTGTCTACAGTGGGAAAGTGTTACTCCAG acaACCCCACCTCATGTGATTGGCCAGTTAGATAAACTTCTTAGAGAG GTTTCAACTTTGGACGGAGTCTTGGAAGTTCGAAATGAGCATTTCTGGACGTTAGGTTTTGGCACTTTG GCCGGATCAGTACACGTCCGAATTCGGAGAGATGCAAATGAACAAATGGTACTCGCCCATGTCACTAACAGATTATACACGTTGGTCTCTACCTTGACTGTTCAGATTTTCAAAGATGACTGGATCAGACCTACCTTATCATCTGTGCCTATTGCAAACAATATCCTGAACCTTTCGGATCATCATATTATTCCAATGCCACCATTGAAAGCTGCTGAGAATTTGAACCCTGTTACATCCACTCCAGCTAAGCCCAGCAGCCCACCgccagaattttcttttaatacacCGGGCAAAAATGTGAGTCCAGTCGTCCTTTTAAACACTCAGACGAGGCCCTATGGATTGGGCTTTAATCATGGATCTGCACCCTACAGCAGTGTACTCAATCAAGGATTCGGAATACCGGGAATGGGAGCAACTCAAGGATTCAGAACTGGCTTTACAAACGTCCCGAGCAGATATGGAACAAACACTCGTGGGCAACCCCGACCATAA
- the SLC30A6 gene encoding zinc transporter 6 isoform X3 yields MWCSSTNSIALTAYTYLTIFDLFSLVTCLISYWVMMKKPSPVYSFGFERFEVLAVFASTVLAQLGALFILKESAERFLEQPEIHTGRLLVGTFVALFFNLFTMLSIRNKPFAYVSEAASTSWLQEHVADLSRSICGIIPGLSSIFLPRMNPFVLIDIAGALALCITYMLIEINNYFAVDTASAIAIALMTFGTMYPMSVYSGKVLLQTTPPHVIGQLDKLLREVSTLDGVLEVRNEHFWTLGFGTLAGSVHVRIRRDANEQMVLAHVTNRLYTLVSTLTVQIFKDDWIRPTLSSVPIANNILNLSDHHIIPMPPLKAAENLNPVTSTPAKPSSPPPEFSFNTPGKNVSPVVLLNTQTRPYGLGFNHGSAPYSSVLNQGFGIPGMGATQGFRTGFTNVPSRYGTNTRGQPRP; encoded by the exons ATGTGGTGCAGCTCTACAAACAGCATAG CTTTAACTGCTTACACGTATTTGACAATCTTTGACCTTTTCAG tttggtaACATGTCTAATAAGCTACTGGGTAATGATGAAGAAACCCAGCCCAGTCTATTCATTTGG GTTTGAAAGGTTTGAAGTTCTAGCTGTATTTGCATCCACAGTTCTGGCACAGCTTGGTGCTCTTTTTATACTGAAAGAAAG TGCAGAGCGGTTTCTGGAACAACCTGAGATCCACAC GGGGCGACTGCTGGTTGGTACTTTCGTGGCTCTCTTTTTCAACTTATTTACAATGCTTTCCATTAGGAATAAGCCTTTTGCTTATGTCTCTGAAG CTGCCAGCACAAGTTGGCTTCAAGAGCATGTTGCAGATCTTAGTAGAAG TATTTGTGGAATCATCCCAGGATTGAGTAGCATCTTTCTGCCACGAATGAACCCTTTTGTCTTGATTGATATTGCTGGAGCTCTGGCTCTTTGCATTACATATATGCTCATTGAAATCAA CAATTATTTTGCTGTAGACACAGCCTCTGCGATAGCAATTGCTTTGATGACATTTGGTACCATGTATCCCATGAGTGTCTACAGTGGGAAAGTGTTACTCCAG acaACCCCACCTCATGTGATTGGCCAGTTAGATAAACTTCTTAGAGAG GTTTCAACTTTGGACGGAGTCTTGGAAGTTCGAAATGAGCATTTCTGGACGTTAGGTTTTGGCACTTTG GCCGGATCAGTACACGTCCGAATTCGGAGAGATGCAAATGAACAAATGGTACTCGCCCATGTCACTAACAGATTATACACGTTGGTCTCTACCTTGACTGTTCAGATTTTCAAAGATGACTGGATCAGACCTACCTTATCATCTGTGCCTATTGCAAACAATATCCTGAACCTTTCGGATCATCATATTATTCCAATGCCACCATTGAAAGCTGCTGAGAATTTGAACCCTGTTACATCCACTCCAGCTAAGCCCAGCAGCCCACCgccagaattttcttttaatacacCGGGCAAAAATGTGAGTCCAGTCGTCCTTTTAAACACTCAGACGAGGCCCTATGGATTGGGCTTTAATCATGGATCTGCACCCTACAGCAGTGTACTCAATCAAGGATTCGGAATACCGGGAATGGGAGCAACTCAAGGATTCAGAACTGGCTTTACAAACGTCCCGAGCAGATATGGAACAAACACTCGTGGGCAACCCCGACCATAA
- the SLC30A6 gene encoding zinc transporter 6 isoform X4 → MEVLSSCLVTCLISYWVMMKKPSPVYSFGFERFEVLAVFASTVLAQLGALFILKESAERFLEQPEIHTGRLLVGTFVALFFNLFTMLSIRNKPFAYVSEAASTSWLQEHVADLSRSICGIIPGLSSIFLPRMNPFVLIDIAGALALCITYMLIEINNYFAVDTASAIAIALMTFGTMYPMSVYSGKVLLQTTPPHVIGQLDKLLREVSTLDGVLEVRNEHFWTLGFGTLAGSVHVRIRRDANEQMVLAHVTNRLYTLVSTLTVQIFKDDWIRPTLSSVPIANNILNLSDHHIIPMPPLKAAENLNPVTSTPAKPSSPPPEFSFNTPGKNVSPVVLLNTQTRPYGLGFNHGSAPYSSVLNQGFGIPGMGATQGFRTGFTNVPSRYGTNTRGQPRP, encoded by the exons ATGGAGGTGTTGAGTTCATG tttggtaACATGTCTAATAAGCTACTGGGTAATGATGAAGAAACCCAGCCCAGTCTATTCATTTGG GTTTGAAAGGTTTGAAGTTCTAGCTGTATTTGCATCCACAGTTCTGGCACAGCTTGGTGCTCTTTTTATACTGAAAGAAAG TGCAGAGCGGTTTCTGGAACAACCTGAGATCCACAC GGGGCGACTGCTGGTTGGTACTTTCGTGGCTCTCTTTTTCAACTTATTTACAATGCTTTCCATTAGGAATAAGCCTTTTGCTTATGTCTCTGAAG CTGCCAGCACAAGTTGGCTTCAAGAGCATGTTGCAGATCTTAGTAGAAG TATTTGTGGAATCATCCCAGGATTGAGTAGCATCTTTCTGCCACGAATGAACCCTTTTGTCTTGATTGATATTGCTGGAGCTCTGGCTCTTTGCATTACATATATGCTCATTGAAATCAA CAATTATTTTGCTGTAGACACAGCCTCTGCGATAGCAATTGCTTTGATGACATTTGGTACCATGTATCCCATGAGTGTCTACAGTGGGAAAGTGTTACTCCAG acaACCCCACCTCATGTGATTGGCCAGTTAGATAAACTTCTTAGAGAG GTTTCAACTTTGGACGGAGTCTTGGAAGTTCGAAATGAGCATTTCTGGACGTTAGGTTTTGGCACTTTG GCCGGATCAGTACACGTCCGAATTCGGAGAGATGCAAATGAACAAATGGTACTCGCCCATGTCACTAACAGATTATACACGTTGGTCTCTACCTTGACTGTTCAGATTTTCAAAGATGACTGGATCAGACCTACCTTATCATCTGTGCCTATTGCAAACAATATCCTGAACCTTTCGGATCATCATATTATTCCAATGCCACCATTGAAAGCTGCTGAGAATTTGAACCCTGTTACATCCACTCCAGCTAAGCCCAGCAGCCCACCgccagaattttcttttaatacacCGGGCAAAAATGTGAGTCCAGTCGTCCTTTTAAACACTCAGACGAGGCCCTATGGATTGGGCTTTAATCATGGATCTGCACCCTACAGCAGTGTACTCAATCAAGGATTCGGAATACCGGGAATGGGAGCAACTCAAGGATTCAGAACTGGCTTTACAAACGTCCCGAGCAGATATGGAACAAACACTCGTGGGCAACCCCGACCATAA
- the SLC30A6 gene encoding zinc transporter 6 isoform X5 produces the protein MMKKPSPVYSFGFERFEVLAVFASTVLAQLGALFILKESAERFLEQPEIHTGRLLVGTFVALFFNLFTMLSIRNKPFAYVSEAASTSWLQEHVADLSRSICGIIPGLSSIFLPRMNPFVLIDIAGALALCITYMLIEINNYFAVDTASAIAIALMTFGTMYPMSVYSGKVLLQTTPPHVIGQLDKLLREVSTLDGVLEVRNEHFWTLGFGTLAGSVHVRIRRDANEQMVLAHVTNRLYTLVSTLTVQIFKDDWIRPTLSSVPIANNILNLSDHHIIPMPPLKAAENLNPVTSTPAKPSSPPPEFSFNTPGKNVSPVVLLNTQTRPYGLGFNHGSAPYSSVLNQGFGIPGMGATQGFRTGFTNVPSRYGTNTRGQPRP, from the exons ATGATGAAGAAACCCAGCCCAGTCTATTCATTTGG GTTTGAAAGGTTTGAAGTTCTAGCTGTATTTGCATCCACAGTTCTGGCACAGCTTGGTGCTCTTTTTATACTGAAAGAAAG TGCAGAGCGGTTTCTGGAACAACCTGAGATCCACAC GGGGCGACTGCTGGTTGGTACTTTCGTGGCTCTCTTTTTCAACTTATTTACAATGCTTTCCATTAGGAATAAGCCTTTTGCTTATGTCTCTGAAG CTGCCAGCACAAGTTGGCTTCAAGAGCATGTTGCAGATCTTAGTAGAAG TATTTGTGGAATCATCCCAGGATTGAGTAGCATCTTTCTGCCACGAATGAACCCTTTTGTCTTGATTGATATTGCTGGAGCTCTGGCTCTTTGCATTACATATATGCTCATTGAAATCAA CAATTATTTTGCTGTAGACACAGCCTCTGCGATAGCAATTGCTTTGATGACATTTGGTACCATGTATCCCATGAGTGTCTACAGTGGGAAAGTGTTACTCCAG acaACCCCACCTCATGTGATTGGCCAGTTAGATAAACTTCTTAGAGAG GTTTCAACTTTGGACGGAGTCTTGGAAGTTCGAAATGAGCATTTCTGGACGTTAGGTTTTGGCACTTTG GCCGGATCAGTACACGTCCGAATTCGGAGAGATGCAAATGAACAAATGGTACTCGCCCATGTCACTAACAGATTATACACGTTGGTCTCTACCTTGACTGTTCAGATTTTCAAAGATGACTGGATCAGACCTACCTTATCATCTGTGCCTATTGCAAACAATATCCTGAACCTTTCGGATCATCATATTATTCCAATGCCACCATTGAAAGCTGCTGAGAATTTGAACCCTGTTACATCCACTCCAGCTAAGCCCAGCAGCCCACCgccagaattttcttttaatacacCGGGCAAAAATGTGAGTCCAGTCGTCCTTTTAAACACTCAGACGAGGCCCTATGGATTGGGCTTTAATCATGGATCTGCACCCTACAGCAGTGTACTCAATCAAGGATTCGGAATACCGGGAATGGGAGCAACTCAAGGATTCAGAACTGGCTTTACAAACGTCCCGAGCAGATATGGAACAAACACTCGTGGGCAACCCCGACCATAA
- the SLC30A6 gene encoding zinc transporter 6 isoform X6 → MMKKPSPVYSFGAERFLEQPEIHTGRLLVGTFVALFFNLFTMLSIRNKPFAYVSEAASTSWLQEHVADLSRSICGIIPGLSSIFLPRMNPFVLIDIAGALALCITYMLIEINNYFAVDTASAIAIALMTFGTMYPMSVYSGKVLLQTTPPHVIGQLDKLLREVSTLDGVLEVRNEHFWTLGFGTLAGSVHVRIRRDANEQMVLAHVTNRLYTLVSTLTVQIFKDDWIRPTLSSVPIANNILNLSDHHIIPMPPLKAAENLNPVTSTPAKPSSPPPEFSFNTPGKNVSPVVLLNTQTRPYGLGFNHGSAPYSSVLNQGFGIPGMGATQGFRTGFTNVPSRYGTNTRGQPRP, encoded by the exons ATGATGAAGAAACCCAGCCCAGTCTATTCATTTGG TGCAGAGCGGTTTCTGGAACAACCTGAGATCCACAC GGGGCGACTGCTGGTTGGTACTTTCGTGGCTCTCTTTTTCAACTTATTTACAATGCTTTCCATTAGGAATAAGCCTTTTGCTTATGTCTCTGAAG CTGCCAGCACAAGTTGGCTTCAAGAGCATGTTGCAGATCTTAGTAGAAG TATTTGTGGAATCATCCCAGGATTGAGTAGCATCTTTCTGCCACGAATGAACCCTTTTGTCTTGATTGATATTGCTGGAGCTCTGGCTCTTTGCATTACATATATGCTCATTGAAATCAA CAATTATTTTGCTGTAGACACAGCCTCTGCGATAGCAATTGCTTTGATGACATTTGGTACCATGTATCCCATGAGTGTCTACAGTGGGAAAGTGTTACTCCAG acaACCCCACCTCATGTGATTGGCCAGTTAGATAAACTTCTTAGAGAG GTTTCAACTTTGGACGGAGTCTTGGAAGTTCGAAATGAGCATTTCTGGACGTTAGGTTTTGGCACTTTG GCCGGATCAGTACACGTCCGAATTCGGAGAGATGCAAATGAACAAATGGTACTCGCCCATGTCACTAACAGATTATACACGTTGGTCTCTACCTTGACTGTTCAGATTTTCAAAGATGACTGGATCAGACCTACCTTATCATCTGTGCCTATTGCAAACAATATCCTGAACCTTTCGGATCATCATATTATTCCAATGCCACCATTGAAAGCTGCTGAGAATTTGAACCCTGTTACATCCACTCCAGCTAAGCCCAGCAGCCCACCgccagaattttcttttaatacacCGGGCAAAAATGTGAGTCCAGTCGTCCTTTTAAACACTCAGACGAGGCCCTATGGATTGGGCTTTAATCATGGATCTGCACCCTACAGCAGTGTACTCAATCAAGGATTCGGAATACCGGGAATGGGAGCAACTCAAGGATTCAGAACTGGCTTTACAAACGTCCCGAGCAGATATGGAACAAACACTCGTGGGCAACCCCGACCATAA
- the SLC30A6 gene encoding zinc transporter 6 isoform X7: MGRLLVGTFVALFFNLFTMLSIRNKPFAYVSEAASTSWLQEHVADLSRSICGIIPGLSSIFLPRMNPFVLIDIAGALALCITYMLIEINNYFAVDTASAIAIALMTFGTMYPMSVYSGKVLLQTTPPHVIGQLDKLLREVSTLDGVLEVRNEHFWTLGFGTLAGSVHVRIRRDANEQMVLAHVTNRLYTLVSTLTVQIFKDDWIRPTLSSVPIANNILNLSDHHIIPMPPLKAAENLNPVTSTPAKPSSPPPEFSFNTPGKNVSPVVLLNTQTRPYGLGFNHGSAPYSSVLNQGFGIPGMGATQGFRTGFTNVPSRYGTNTRGQPRP, from the exons AT GGGGCGACTGCTGGTTGGTACTTTCGTGGCTCTCTTTTTCAACTTATTTACAATGCTTTCCATTAGGAATAAGCCTTTTGCTTATGTCTCTGAAG CTGCCAGCACAAGTTGGCTTCAAGAGCATGTTGCAGATCTTAGTAGAAG TATTTGTGGAATCATCCCAGGATTGAGTAGCATCTTTCTGCCACGAATGAACCCTTTTGTCTTGATTGATATTGCTGGAGCTCTGGCTCTTTGCATTACATATATGCTCATTGAAATCAA CAATTATTTTGCTGTAGACACAGCCTCTGCGATAGCAATTGCTTTGATGACATTTGGTACCATGTATCCCATGAGTGTCTACAGTGGGAAAGTGTTACTCCAG acaACCCCACCTCATGTGATTGGCCAGTTAGATAAACTTCTTAGAGAG GTTTCAACTTTGGACGGAGTCTTGGAAGTTCGAAATGAGCATTTCTGGACGTTAGGTTTTGGCACTTTG GCCGGATCAGTACACGTCCGAATTCGGAGAGATGCAAATGAACAAATGGTACTCGCCCATGTCACTAACAGATTATACACGTTGGTCTCTACCTTGACTGTTCAGATTTTCAAAGATGACTGGATCAGACCTACCTTATCATCTGTGCCTATTGCAAACAATATCCTGAACCTTTCGGATCATCATATTATTCCAATGCCACCATTGAAAGCTGCTGAGAATTTGAACCCTGTTACATCCACTCCAGCTAAGCCCAGCAGCCCACCgccagaattttcttttaatacacCGGGCAAAAATGTGAGTCCAGTCGTCCTTTTAAACACTCAGACGAGGCCCTATGGATTGGGCTTTAATCATGGATCTGCACCCTACAGCAGTGTACTCAATCAAGGATTCGGAATACCGGGAATGGGAGCAACTCAAGGATTCAGAACTGGCTTTACAAACGTCCCGAGCAGATATGGAACAAACACTCGTGGGCAACCCCGACCATAA